The Deltaproteobacteria bacterium genomic interval TGAGGGGACCTCAATACACAGTAGCGGCTTATATGAGTAGGCAGAGGAACTGGCCCCGAGACCCTTGCCCCGGTTCTTTTCGCCGTATCCACTATCTCCACAGATGACCTGTCAAGCAGCCTGTGATCAAACGATTTCAACTTTATTCTTATCTTGGCAGCACGATTCATAAATAACTTCCCTTAAAAACTATCACTCCACGATTTTAGTAACTACACCAGCGCCCACTGTTCTTCCCCCTTCCCTTATCGCAAACCTAAGCTGCTCCTCAAGGGCCACAGGCGCTATCAACTCCACGTCCATATTCACATTATCCCCGGGCATCACCATCTCCA includes:
- the rpsJ gene encoding 30S ribosomal protein S10, coding for MNRAAKIRIKLKSFDHRLLDRSSVEIVDTAKRTGARVSGPVPLPTHISRYCVLRSPHVDKNSREHFEVRTHKRLVDILEPTQQTIDALMKLDLASGVEVEIKLTGS
- the tuf gene encoding elongation factor Tu (EF-Tu; promotes GTP-dependent binding of aminoacyl-tRNA to the A-site of ribosomes during protein biosynthesis; when the tRNA anticodon matches the mRNA codon, GTP hydrolysis results; the inactive EF-Tu-GDP leaves the ribosome and release of GDP is promoted by elongation factor Ts; many prokaryotes have two copies of the gene encoding EF-Tu), whose protein sequence is EMVMPGDNVNMDVELIAPVALEEQLRFAIREGGRTVGAGVVTKIVE